AGGACGAAGTGTCGTACCGGGATGGCATGTTGGGCGAGGCCGGTGCTGATCTCGCGCCAGTACTGCTCGACCAGGACCGTCATGGGCATCACCAGGGTGCCGCCGGTGTAGTCGAGTACGCGGCGGGCGGTTTCGACGACGAGCGGCCGCCACGGCGGCCAGTGCTGGAAGTTGTCCGTCCCCGGCAGCCCCGGCGTGATGTCCATGAGTGTCTCGCCGACCTTCTCGGCATCGAACACCCGTGAATCCGGGATCAGTGGCTGCACGAGTGCGCTGGTCGTCGTCTTGCCTGCGCCGTGGGTGCCGTTGAGCCATACGATCATGGGTCCCGATGCTAGCGCTGTGACGTCGCAGTGGCGGGAAAGCGATCATCGCCGCCCTCGCCCGCGCGCATGATCCCTATGCTGGCGGCATGCTCGACATACCTCTTTCAGCACTGGAAGTCGCGATGGTCCAGACGGGCACGCGCGCCGTGGAGACCCTGCGGGACACCGCGGCCTTCGCGCAGGGGGTGGAACGGCTGGGCTACCACCGGATCTGGTACGCAGAACACCACCACTCCCCCGCGATCGGCGCGTTCCCGCCCGTGGTGCTGACGGCGCACGCTGCCGCTTCGACCTCGGTCATCCGGCCCGGGTCGGGCGGCGTGCTGGCCCCCAACCACGCGCCCATCACCGTGGCGGAGCAGTTCGGGACGCTGGCCGCCCTGCACGAGGACCGCATCGACCTGGGCATCGGCCGCGGTCCCGGCACCTTCGACGAGGCGACCGCACGGGCACTCCGCCGCGGAGCCGGGCCGGCGACCGATGCCCAATACCGCGACGACATCACGGCGATCCTGTCGTTCCTGGTCGACGAGGTCGCACTCGGCCCGCTGCCCGAGCCATGGCTGCTGGTCTCCAGCCCCGCAGGAGCCGCCCTCGCCGCCGCCCTCGGCCTGCCCGTCGCGATCGCCCACCACATCCGGCCGGACAACACCCGTGCCGCACTGGAGTGTTACCGGACCCGGTTCACCCCCTCCCGCTGGTGCGAGCGGCCCCGGGTACTGCTGTGCGTCGAGGCGGTGTGCGCCGAGACCGAAGAGGAAGCCGCCTGGCGGGCAGGACCGATGAACGTCGTCAAAGCCGGGCTCCTCAAGGGACTGAGCCAGACCCCCTTCCCCACGCCCGAGCAGGCCGCCACCCACCCCTTCACGGCCGAGGAGCGGCAGGCCCTGGCAGGATTCCGTGCGCAACAGGCCGTCGGGACGCCGGAGACCGTCGTGAACCGGCTGGCGCAACTGGCCGGTGAGACCGGAGCGGACGAACTGATGCTGACCACACCCGTCTACGCCTTCCGCGACCGCCTCGGCTCCTACGAGCTCATCAGGAAGTACTCCGGATCCGCCGCGACCGCGCCCTAGGAACACCGCCGGGACGGTGCCCGCGCCCCCCGTTCAGGGCTTGTGTGCGGCGGGGGCGGGCTTGGTGATCAGCGTGATGGGGCGGGATGCGGGCCCGGCGACGAACACCGTTGCCGCCCGGGGGTCCTGGGGAGTCAGGTCGTGGCGGAACGCGTCCGCTTCATTCTGCAGGCCATGGCCATGAGTCGCCGCCACCGTCACCCGGCCGACCATGCGCTCGCGCAGCACGGTTTTCAGCCCGGCGCTGCCGAACGGCAGGACCTCCGTGACCTCGTACGCGGCTGCGAAGGGGGTGGGCCGCAGTGCGTCGGAGGTCAGGAGCGTGCCGTCCTCGTCCAAAAGGCCCGCGGCGAGGTCCTCGGAGAGCTCGGCGAGCAGCCGCGCGTGGGCGACGGCGGGGTCCGGTGCGTAGAGGTAGCGGCCGGCCGGCCGCACAGCCGGATGCGGCAGGCCGCGTCCGGTGAGGGACTCACCGGCGGGCAGCAGCGTGGCTTGCGCACCGTGGTGGGCTGAGGGGTACGCAGTCCGTCCAGGCCGAACCACAGGACCGCCTCCTGGATGTGGCCGTCGTAGGAGATCCACTCGGCCTCGTGGGCCCGGCCGAGGTCGGGCACGGCCTGGTCGGGAACACCCGGTGTCAGCCTGATCCAGCCCGCCCCGGTCGTGTGCAGCCGCTCCAGTGCCCGGGACAGCGGCGGGTCGTACCGCTCGGGGTCGTGGCCCCCGTCCGGGCCGGCGTGCCGCATCAGGTCGATGAAGACGGCCTCGCCCTGGCAGTCGAACGTGGTGACGTCCGCACAGGTCAGGCCGAGCATCGGCTCGTCCATCCCCTTCCGGTTCGCCGCGGCGATCTCGACGGTCAGCCGGTCCCCGTCGACCGCGCTCGTGGCGTGCGACCAGCCCAGTACGTGGGCGTCGGCACCGCTGCCGAGACCCATCGCGTCGATCATCACGACGCCGATCTCGTCCAGGACGCGGTCCAGTTTGTAGTCGGACACGGCCAGGTGGGACGACAGCTCCACGGTGTCCGGGGTGAAGTACAGGCGCGGCGCGTGCCTGCCGAACTTCGCCGCGGCCTGCCGTCGCAGCCGCGCCTGTTCCCGGGCCGCCGCCACCAGCTCGGCAGGATGGGCCCGGCACAGGGCGGCCACCGTCACGGGTTCCTCGGCTGGGCCGGTGGCCTGGAGGACGGCGAGCAGGCTCTGCCCCTCGTCCGTCAGCAGGGCCCGGAACGTGTCGGGATCCATCCGGTCATTCAAGCAGGGGCATGCCCGCCCCCAGGAGGGCAGCCCCTGCCGCGGCGGCGGGCGGCAGGCGGCGGGCGGCGGGCGGCGGGCGGCGGGCGGCAGGCAGCAGGCAGCAGGCAGCAGGCAGCAGGCAGCAGGCGCGGGATAGCCGGTCAGAGCATGCGAACGTCTGCGTCGGGGAGTTTGGCCCACCAGTGGTGGTAGCGGCTGTAGACGGCCGTCTCGCGGTCGTCGAGGAGGGCCGTCAGGGAGTGGGCTTCCGCGGCGAGCCCGTCCCAGGTGGCGGCTGACAGGGGGTGGAAGGCCGTGGCCTCGATGCCGCCCTGCAGCGGGCGCCACACGCCGGCGACGTGACCGTCCACCAGCAGGGTGGGCAGTACGTCGCCGTTGCGGCGGATCACCAGGGGGCGGTAGGCCGGGGGTATCACGCGGCTGCGGTCGGCGTAGGCCAGCAGGATGCTGTCCCACATGGCCATGAGCCGGGGAGGGGCGGGGGTTTCGGCGGGCGGCCGCAGGGCGCCCGGGAGGTCGAACAGGGGACCGCCGTCCGGTCCCTGGAGCTGCTCGACCACCGCGTCCAGGGCGCGGAGTGCCGCGCGGACGTGCGCCCGCTTCACCAGGGCGAACTGCGCCACGTCCGCGACCGATGCGGGTCCGAATCCCGCCAGATAGCGCAGGATCAGGGCCTGCAGCGCTTCGGACTCCCCCGCCCGGTCCGCGGGAACGGGCAGGGAAACGGGCACGGGTCCGGTTTCGGCCGCGATGAAGGACGGGCGGAGGCCGAAGGACCACGGCGCATCCGTCGGGGCGTGGTGCAGGGGCGCGTATGCCTTCAGCCCCCACCACGCCCCGTCCCTCTGCTCGGCGCCGAGCCGCTCCCCGGTCCATGCCTGCATCTCGGCCGAGGTCCGCCTCCGGCGGGCGAAGGCCAACAGGTCCGGCAGCAGTTCTCCGGCGTCGGCGGGGGTCAGCCCGGCGACGGCGAAGCGGGCGCCGAGGCGGGAGGCGTACAGCGTGGGCTCCATCGCCGTGCGGAAGACCGGGTAGTCCCCGGCGTGCACGGCGTGCAGGGTGATCCGCATCAGGGTCGCCTTGACCACCGACCGCTCGGTGAAGGCGGCGTCGAGTTCGGCCGGAGCGAAACCGGCGAGCCGGTTCCACAGGGCGAGGTACGGCGAGGCCGGGTGCTGTGACTGGAGGGCGACCACGCGCCGCACCCCTTCGGGTACGGCCAACGGCTCGCGGTTCAGCAGCAACTGGCGGCCCAGGGTTGCCCGGTTGAGTTCACGCGCGGTGATCGTCACAGTGCAGGATTGTGCCCTGTGCCGTTCCCCCGCCGCCGCCCGGCCCCCGGTCTCCTGGTCGATGACGGCGGTGACTTCGCCCTCGACCGGAAGGCCGAGCGACGGGCACCGGTCTACGGGCGGCGGGGCCCTCGGTGGCCTCGGTGGCCTCGGTGGCCTCGGCCGGACTGCGGGGCGTGACGGGTCGTTCCACAATGGGACCAGGGCATGCGTGGGGGCATCGGCGGTGTCCCGGCGGTGTCGGCTGAGAGGAACGCCCTCATGCGCGCTGAGTCCTCGGCGGCCGCACGGAAGACGGGGGCCTTCGTTGCCGTCGCCGTCGCGCTGTTCTGCATCCAGCTCGACTTCTTCGCCCTCAACCTCGCCCTTCCCGGTATCGCGGCGGAGCTCGGCGTCACGGTTTCGGCCGCGCAGTGGACCCTGTCCGCGTACATGCTCGCCATCGGCTGCTTCTTCATCATCGGCGGCCGGGTGGGGGACGTCTTCGGACGGCGGGGCACCCTGCTGGCCGGGACCGCCCTGTTCACGGCCGGTTCCGTGGGCTGCGCGCTGGCTCCCGGCCTGGGCTGGCTGGTGGCGGCCCGGATCGCGCAGGGGGTGGGCGCGGCGTTCGTCTTCCCGGTGTCGGTGTCCGTGATCACCAACACGTTTCCCGAGGAGAGCCGCGCCAGGGCCCTGGGAGCCGTGTTCGGCATCGCCAACATCGGGACCGCGCTCGGGCCCTTCGTGGGCGGCGGGTTCACCGAGGGGCCGGGCTGGCGGTGGATCTTCTGGCTGATGGCGCCGCTGAGTCTGCTCTCGCTGCTCGTCGCTCTCGCGTACGTGCCGGATTCGCGCGACACGTCGGCGCCGCGCGAGCTGGATCTCCTGGGCTGCGCGCTGGTCGTGTGCGCGCTGGCCGCCCTCACCCTGGCCGTGGAGCGCGGGGACGCCTGGGGCTGGGCGAGTGCCCGTACCCTCGGCTTCTTCGCGGTGGCGGTGGTGGCCGGCGCGCTGTTCGTGGTGCGCGAGCGGCTGGCCCGGCATCCGCTGATCGATCTGCGGCTGTTCCGTAACGTCCCGTACGTCCTGGTGACCGGGATGGGCTCGCTCTCGAACATGGGCTACGGCGTCACCGTCTTCCTCGCCACGCTCTACCTCCAGGGCGTACGCGGGCTCTCACCGCTCCTGGCCGGGACGGTGTTCCTGGCCCCGGCCCTGCTGGTGGCCCTCAGCGGGCCGCTCGGGGCGCGACTGGCCCGGCACATGCGGCCGACTGCGGTGATGGCGCTCGCCGGGGCCGTCGCGGGCACGGGGATGTACGCACTGGCCCAGGTCAGCGCCTGGTGGCTGTACGTGCCGGTGTTCGCGTGGTGCGGCCTGGGTCTGGGGCTGGGCTGGACCTTCTCCAGCGTGGCCACGCAGCAGGTCGTCGCGCCGGCCAGGGCCGGGGAGGCATCGGGTGTTCTGCTGACGTTCCTGGTCACGCTGGGTGCGATCGCCCTGGCCGGCACGGCGGCGGCGATCTCGGCGATGACTCCGGAGCGGCCGCCCGAGGAGGCCTACGACGCGATCCTGCGGCTGGGCGGGGTGGTCATCCTCGCGACGGCGGTGGTCGTCATGGCCGTACGCCACCGGCTCGTGCTGCTCGGCAGGATCGCGCCGCTGTCGATGCGGACCCGCGATGGTGCCGGGCGGGAACCGGGCCGGCGGCTCTGACCCCCGCCGGACGTCGACCCCGCCGCAGGGTCGGTCGACCCCGGCGGCCGGCGGTGTCCAAGGCCGCGCCGGGCGGCCGCAGGCCGCGCCTCAGGAGGTGCGGCGCCGGAGCATCGACGTCAGGCGGACGGCGAAGTGGATCGCGGCCGCTGCCGCGACGATGTCCAGGACGTCGGCCGCCATCAGCAGCACCGTGGCGTCCCGCATGTCCGGAATCGCCTCGGCGCGGCCGTACGTCCACACGGTGTACTGGCTGAACGCCCCCGAGGCGGTGAACAGCCCCCACCACAGGCCCACCGGCCAGAACGCCGCCTTGCCCGGCTCTCCCGGGGCCGGAGCCGGATCCGGGGCCGGTACGCAGACCCCCCACATGTCCAGGGCGATCCGGAACGGCCGCCAGAGGTTGACCACCGGGAACAGCCAGGCTCCGATCGCCCAGCCGGTCCCGATGCCCAGGCGGTCCGGCGCGAGCGCCACCGCACTGCGGTACATCCGGTGGAACCAGGCGATGAACACGATGCCGCAGACGATGACGGCCGACTGCTGGAACATCCAGGCGCGCCGGTACAGGGTGTCGGCGGCGTCCCAGTCCTCCATGGAGGCATGCGCGAAGCCGCCCTCCCAGTCGAGCAGGTAGTAGGCCCGCGTCCCGGCGTACAGCGAGAACAGGTCGGTCAGGATGACCGCGGCCAGCAGCACCACCACGGCGGCAGACAGGAGCCGCGGCGCCTGCGGTGTCCGGGCCGGCAGGGACGGGCGTGGCTTCAACCCGCTGGTTGCGGACATGACGAGGGACCCCCCACGGGTACGGAGTTGCGATACACCGCTCACCGTAGCGGGAGCGTCGGGGGACCATACGCCCTCCAGAGCCGCTGCGTCCATCGCGTATCCGCAGGTCGGAGGCGGCACGGACGGTTCGGCGGGGTGTCGTCCGGGACCGTGTCACGCCCCGGGCCGGGGGCTCCCCGCCCGGCGGTCGCCATGTGTCAAGACACGAATATGCGAGACATGACGCGAGGGCTTTCGATCACGCCTACTGAAATCTCCTGCCTCGCCCGGAGCGTGTGAGGCCCGCCGGAGCGAGGAGACGATGGGTGATGAATTCCGAATGCCGTGCACAGCAAAGTGCAGATCAGCCTCGCGTCGGGCCGCGCGCATCGACCTTCGGGGAAGTGGAGCGGTGGGCGGCCGCCGGGCATGTGGACGGTGATCTGGACGGGATTCACCTGGCCCGGGCGATCACGGAGGAGGTGAGGCGGGCCGGGAAGCATTTTCTGCCGCAGCCGTTCCTGATTCAGCTGAGCGAGATCCGGCGCCGGCACGCCACGGCTCGCCGGCCCTTTCTTCAGGCTTTTCTCGACTGCCTGCTCGACAAGCACGAGGACCGTTACTGGAACCGGACGTATCTTTCCCTGCCGCTGCTGGAGCTCATTGCGGACGAGCCGGGGCACGCTCCGGGGCCGAACCGGCTGGCCACCTGGCTGATATCCGACGTGGCGCGTTTCGAGATGCAGACCGCGGCCGCGCCGAAGGAACCGGCGGACGCCGACCGGGACCGGCCCGGGGCGGCGACCTTGCGCAAGCGGCTGCGTCACGCCCTGCGGTTCGTGGCGCACGACCACGACGGGCCGGGCGTCGACGGGCTGAACCTCGAGGACCTGACCCCGCAGATGGCCGGCCTGCTTCCCCGGCCCGCCGCGACGGATGCGGGGCGCTGGTTCGACGTGACGGTGCAGCCCGTGTACGTACTGCACGACGAGTACTTCTTCATGCGGGCCCTGCAGGCCCACGAGATGGTGTTCACGGCGATCGCGCAGGACATGCGGGCGGCGATCGCGGCGTTGCGCGACGGCTGCCTGGAACCGGCGGCCACGTGTGTGGACCGGGCGGCCGCCTCGTTCGAGCGGGCCTCGGTGCTGTTCCGGCTGGTCGCGACGATGCGGCCGGAGCACTTCTCCGGGTTCCGGGAGTTCACTCAGGGCGCGAGTGCCGTTCAGTCCGAGCAGTACAAGCGGTTCGAGATCCTGTGCGGCCTTCCGCCCGCCGAGCGTCTGGGGTCGGCCGCGTTCACGAGTGTTCCGGGCGTACGGGCCGAGGCGCACGACGCGAGCCACGACACGGTGACGCGCGCGTATCTCGATCTCCGCCGCAGGGCCCGTTTCAGCTGGACGGACTGGAACCTCTTCCACACCGCGCAGGGCCGGCTCGAGCAGCGGCACCAGCAGTGGAAGGCCACGCACCGCAGCCTCGCCGCGCGGATGCTCGGCAGTGCGCGCGGGTCGGGTGACACCGAGGGTGTGCCCTGCCTGACGCAGTGTCTGGACAACCGGCTCCTCGGGCAGTTGGGCGGGCAGCGCGACCCGCGGTGCGGGCAGGACGGCTCCGGTACGGGCGACTGACCGCGCGGGCGGGCGGCCCCTCCGGCCCACCGCCACCACCCGGACAAGGACCTGCACATCACTTGCTTCGACCTGCCGGAGAAGGAGAGTGCGGCCCTGGCCACCTTCAAGGAGGCCGGCCTTGAGGAGCGCTGTGCGTTCATCGGCGGTGACACGTTCGCCGCGATTCCCGCCGGGTTCGACGTCATCACGATCAAGCACTTCCCGGACATGTGGGACCGGCAGAACGCGGTACGGATCCTGCGCAACGCCTGCAAGGCGCTGCCGGCCGGCGGCATCCTGTACGCGATGCACCTGGTGTATCCCGTACAGGGCGGGGGTGGGGTGGAGGAATTCTTCCCGGCGTACTTCCTGGGCTGCACCATGGCGCAGGGCGGTCCGCAGAAGACGGCCGCCTACGTCGCGTGGATCGAGGAGGCCGGGTTCACCGTGGCGTCGGTGACCGAGCAGGACATCACCGCCTTCCCCGCCGACACGATTCCCGCGCACAGCGTGATCTGCGCCTCCAAGCCCGCCTGATGTCCTGTGACCCCGTCCCCGCCAGCCTGCTGAGGTGACTTCCATGCCCGCACCCGCCGAGGCCGATCCGGTCCTCCTCGCGGTCGCCGCCCAACTGCCGCGGCCCGTCTTCACCACCGACGAACTCCGCGATGCAGCACGCCCGTTGTTCTCCGATCGCCTCCTGGACATGGTGGGCGGCCTGGGCATCGGCAAGCGGCACTCCGTCCTTTCCAACTACCCCGACGTCGTGTTCGGCGGCGCCGAGCCGAAGCTGGAGATCGCCACCGCCGACCTGGCCGCCCGGTCCGCGCGCACCGCGCTGGCCAAGTCCGGCGTCGATCCCGGCGAGATCGGTCTGGTCCTCGGCGTGACGTCCAGTCCGGGCCGGCTGCTGCCGTCTCTGGTGTGCGACGTGATCGCCCGCATGCCCGAACTCCCCCGCGACGTGGCGAACCTGAGCATCGCGTACATGGGCTGTTCGGCCATGGCGAAGGTCGTCGAGACCTGCCGCTGGTACCTGGCGGTGAACCCGCGCAAGCGGGTCCTGGCCGTGTTCACTGAGGCCATCACCCCGCTGTCTCCGCCGCTGTCCGGCCGCTACGGGCACTTCAGCGAAGTGGCGCCCGACCGGCGGCAGTCGACCGTGGACGCCCTCCACTCGTTCCTGTTCGCCGACGCGTCGGTGGCGATGGTGTTGGCCGCCCACGGCAAGGGCCCTTCCTTCGGGCCGGTGAAGAACCTGACCAACGACGTGCCGGAGGACACCGAACTGGGGACCGTCCCCGACGGCGGCTCCGACATCCCCGTGGTCCAGGCGGCCCACGGGCGCCACCTCTACACCCTCGGCCCCGACGTCACCGAACGCGGATCCCACTACGCCAAGCAGACCATCGGCGCCGTCCTGGACGACCCGTCGTGCACACTGGGCGACCCGACCCAGGCGTCGGTGTTCTTCATGCACACCGGATCCACCCGCATCCTCGACGCCCTGTGCGAGGGATTCCTCATCGACCGCGACAGCCCGGCGGTCGCCGCCTCCTACAACGTGTTGCGCGACTACGCCAACACGCTGGGCTGCTCCGTACCCCTGATGGTCGCCGAACCGGTCCGGCGGGCCGGCGGCCAGGGCCTGGTGTGCGCGTTCGGGCTGTCGTTCAGCGCCGGGGCGTTCACCATCAACATCCCGGCCGAAGGCTGGACGCCGTAGCGGAAGGCGGAAAGCCACAGCCCAGGGCTCCCGAGCCCCCGAGCCCCCGGGGCCCCGGCTCCGGGGGCGGCCCGCCCCTCCCCCGCCTCCACCCCGCGCCTCCGATTGGACGGATATCGCAGTGAGCAGCCCGACCCGGTTGATCGTCGTGCTCCTCTTCGACGGCGTCGACCTGCTCGACGTCACCGGCCCCCCGGAGGTGTTCGCCCTGCTGCGGCGGGAGACCGGCAGCGCGCAGGGCTATCGGGTGGTGCTGGCCGCCGAGACGATGGAGGCGGTCACCACCTCCGCCGGGGTACGGATCCTGCCCGACCTCACCTTCGCCGACGCGGCCGCGCGCAGCATCGACACCCTGATGGTGCCCGGTTCGGTCGAAGTCGACGGACTCGCCCGCGTCCATGCCGTCACCGATCCGGCCGTGGTGCACTGGGTGAAGGAGCTGGCGGGCAGGTCCCGGCGCATCGCGTCGGTGTGCGTGGGGGCGCATCTGTTGGCGGCCGCCGGACTCCTGGACGGCAAGCGCGCCACCACCCACTGGTCGACCGCGCAGCAGCTCGCCGCCGACCACCCGGCGGTCGAGGTCGACGCCGACCCCATCTTCATCCGCGACCAGGACGTGTGGACCGGAGCGGGGATCACCGCGTGCCTGGACCTGTCACTGGCGCTGGTCGCCGAGGACTTCGGCGAGACGGTCGCGCTGCGCGTCGCCCGGCAGCTGGTGATGTACCTCAAGCGTCCCAGCGGGCAGAGCCAGTTCAGCGTCCCGATCGAGCCCGTCTCCACGACGCGGCGCATGGACGACCTCCGCCACTACATCACCGGCAACATCACCGGTCGGCTCACCGTCACCGATCTCGCCGCATACGCCCATGTCAGCGAACGGCAGCTCACCCGCATCTTCAAGACCGAACTGGGCATGACCCCGGCCGCCTACATCGAATCGGCCCGCGTCGAGGCGGCACGCAACCAGCTGGAGTCCACCGACGACACCCTGGAACGGGTCGCCTCGGCGTGCGGCTTCAACACCCCCGACACCCTGATCCGCGCGTTCCGCCGGAAACTGAACACCACCCCGACCGAATACCGCAGCCGCTTCCGGCACACCCGCCACCCCTGACCGTTCCGGATGGACGGACAGGTCTGCCACCTGGCCCGCGAGACGGCCGCCCCCGGTGCGCTCCCCGGGTACTACCGGTGAAGGGCGCGGGGGCGGTCGGCGGTGCGCAGCGCCTGCAGCCGCTGTTCGGCAAGGAGCAGGTGACGGGGATCCGCCAACGGCAACGCGCCCAGGAGTGCGACCAGCCCGGGCCCGAACTCCAGCGCCAGAGGCCGGTCCCTGACCTGAGCCCAGCAGTAGAGTGCACCGGCCGCCGCGGCGTGCACCTCCGGGGCATCAGCACCCTGACGGGCCAGCCGAGCCTGGCCGGCGCCGATCCACAGCCGGGTGGCCAACGGGAAATCGCCCGCCATCCGCGCCAGATCAGCACGGATCTCCACCCACCCGGTCGCCTCCGAAGAGGCGTGGCCACAGGCCTGCAGAACGTACTCCTCCCACGCCTGAGCGAGCTGTGCCGCCTCCACGTGACGACCCGCCGTGGCCAGTGCGTGAATGTGAGGCCGCGGATCGCCACCAGAAGCGGAAACCGGCCCGGAGACGGCCGCGGGATCAGGCACGGGCTCCGGCTCGGCGGTCGACGCGGGGGTGGGGACGGGGGCGGGGTGCTGCGGCTGCCGCGGAGGTTGGGACTGGTGGGACTGTTGGAAGTAGTGAGGCTCCTGCTGTGGTCCGGGACGCATGCCGAGCTCGCGGGCGGTCGGCAGGACCACGGTCCCCGGAGGCAGCGCCGCAGCCGAAACCGCCAGGGCATGCAGCTGGACATTGCCGGGCCGACCCGGGCCGCGGCGCAGCTGCTCGATCCAGTGCCGGGTGTATCCGCTCACCGCGGCGCCCGCCGCCGGGGCGAAAGCCGGCGGGCAGATCACCCCGTACACCTCCGCCGAGGGCGAGGCCGGCAGACTGCCGTACTCCTGCAGCAGCGGCCAGGCCTCCTTGTCGGCGGCCAGATCGAGAAGCACCGTCGTCAGCCCGGCGGGGCGGGCACGCAGTTCGCTGCCCAGCCACTCCCAGGGCAGCGAGGTATAGCGCACCGAGGCCGCGGTCGTGCCGGCCAGCGCAAGATGCAGACGCCGGCCCCGACGGTCCACCGTGAGACGGCCCGAAAGGTAGACCAGCAGCGGCCCCGGCGTGGCAGCAGCCGTACGCAGCCGCGTCAGCACGGTGTTCGGATCACGCGCGCCGTCGAGGCAGACCGTGTCACTGGGAAGCCCGCTGTCCAACAAGGCGGAAGCGGGCACCATCGCCAGGGCGGCAAGGTTCGCGCTCGGCGCCAGCTGCACCGTACGCCGCCGCACAGCCACATCACCCGCTATCAGCAGCACGTGCCCTCGCTGCTGCTCCAATGCGTTCAAGTGCATACGCAGACCGTACTCACACCACCGGCGCCATGAAGAACAGTACGGCAGACCACGGACCGACCGACTGGTCTACCCTCGGTCATGTGATCGACCACGTGAAGCAACTCGGCAGCCAGACACCGCGGACCGGGCCGCCCCCCACGGGCGCGGGCGTGTCGGTGTGGTCCTGGAGCACCACGGCGGACGTCGTCGGCGGACGGCCCGTCCAGGAGGCCGGCGCGGTACTCGACGCGGACGAACGCGGCCGGGCCGCTCGCATGGTCCAGCCCGCCGACCGCCACCGCTACCTCGCCTCGCACCTCGGGCTGCGCGTCCTCCTCGGCAGCCACCTGGGGCTGGCCCCGCGGGACATACGCCTGATCCGGGAGGACTGCCCGTGCTGCGGCGCCCCGCACGGCCGCCCCGCCGTGGCCGACGCCGCCCTCCACTTCTCCCTCTCCCACAGCGGCGACATGGCCTACCTCGCCCTCGCCGCACGACCCGTCGGCGTCGACATCGAGGCGATCCCGAGCCCGCAGGCGGTGGCGGACGTCATCAACGCCCTGCACCCGGCGGAGACCGCCGAGCTGAACGCCCTCGCCATCGAACAACGCCCCACCGCACTCGCCCGCCTGTGGGCCCGCAAGGAAGCCGTCCTCAAGGCCACCGGCACCGGCCTGGCCCAAGGCCTCACCCACCCCTACGTCGGCAGCCACCCCGCCCCGGCCCACCCACCCGGCTGGACCCTCG
Above is a genomic segment from Streptomyces sp. NBC_01233 containing:
- a CDS encoding ATP-binding protein; the encoded protein is MIVWLNGTHGAGKTTTSALVQPLIPDSRVFDAEKVGETLMDITPGLPGTDNFQHWPPWRPLVVETARRVLDYTGGTLVMPMTVLVEQYWREISTGLAQHAIPVRHFVLHADQDTLRGRIEGDTLLGPSPFRLKYLEPYAEAARTWLHREAEVVDTTHLTPAQAALQITEAVGS
- a CDS encoding LLM class flavin-dependent oxidoreductase; this translates as MLDIPLSALEVAMVQTGTRAVETLRDTAAFAQGVERLGYHRIWYAEHHHSPAIGAFPPVVLTAHAAASTSVIRPGSGGVLAPNHAPITVAEQFGTLAALHEDRIDLGIGRGPGTFDEATARALRRGAGPATDAQYRDDITAILSFLVDEVALGPLPEPWLLVSSPAGAALAAALGLPVAIAHHIRPDNTRAALECYRTRFTPSRWCERPRVLLCVEAVCAETEEEAAWRAGPMNVVKAGLLKGLSQTPFPTPEQAATHPFTAEERQALAGFRAQQAVGTPETVVNRLAQLAGETGADELMLTTPVYAFRDRLGSYELIRKYSGSAATAP
- a CDS encoding THUMP-like domain-containing protein — translated: MDEDGTLLTSDALRPTPFAAAYEVTEVLPFGSAGLKTVLRERMVGRVTVAATHGHGLQNEADAFRHDLTPQDPRAATVFVAGPASRPITLITKPAPAAHKP
- a CDS encoding winged helix DNA-binding domain-containing protein, whose amino-acid sequence is MTITARELNRATLGRQLLLNREPLAVPEGVRRVVALQSQHPASPYLALWNRLAGFAPAELDAAFTERSVVKATLMRITLHAVHAGDYPVFRTAMEPTLYASRLGARFAVAGLTPADAGELLPDLLAFARRRRTSAEMQAWTGERLGAEQRDGAWWGLKAYAPLHHAPTDAPWSFGLRPSFIAAETGPVPVSLPVPADRAGESEALQALILRYLAGFGPASVADVAQFALVKRAHVRAALRALDAVVEQLQGPDGGPLFDLPGALRPPAETPAPPRLMAMWDSILLAYADRSRVIPPAYRPLVIRRNGDVLPTLLVDGHVAGVWRPLQGGIEATAFHPLSAATWDGLAAEAHSLTALLDDRETAVYSRYHHWWAKLPDADVRML
- a CDS encoding MFS transporter, which encodes MRGGIGGVPAVSAERNALMRAESSAAARKTGAFVAVAVALFCIQLDFFALNLALPGIAAELGVTVSAAQWTLSAYMLAIGCFFIIGGRVGDVFGRRGTLLAGTALFTAGSVGCALAPGLGWLVAARIAQGVGAAFVFPVSVSVITNTFPEESRARALGAVFGIANIGTALGPFVGGGFTEGPGWRWIFWLMAPLSLLSLLVALAYVPDSRDTSAPRELDLLGCALVVCALAALTLAVERGDAWGWASARTLGFFAVAVVAGALFVVRERLARHPLIDLRLFRNVPYVLVTGMGSLSNMGYGVTVFLATLYLQGVRGLSPLLAGTVFLAPALLVALSGPLGARLARHMRPTAVMALAGAVAGTGMYALAQVSAWWLYVPVFAWCGLGLGLGWTFSSVATQQVVAPARAGEASGVLLTFLVTLGAIALAGTAAAISAMTPERPPEEAYDAILRLGGVVILATAVVVMAVRHRLVLLGRIAPLSMRTRDGAGREPGRRL
- a CDS encoding DUF4328 domain-containing protein codes for the protein MSATSGLKPRPSLPARTPQAPRLLSAAVVVLLAAVILTDLFSLYAGTRAYYLLDWEGGFAHASMEDWDAADTLYRRAWMFQQSAVIVCGIVFIAWFHRMYRSAVALAPDRLGIGTGWAIGAWLFPVVNLWRPFRIALDMWGVCVPAPDPAPAPGEPGKAAFWPVGLWWGLFTASGAFSQYTVWTYGRAEAIPDMRDATVLLMAADVLDIVAAAAAIHFAVRLTSMLRRRTS
- a CDS encoding tryptophan 2,3-dioxygenase family protein gives rise to the protein MERWAAAGHVDGDLDGIHLARAITEEVRRAGKHFLPQPFLIQLSEIRRRHATARRPFLQAFLDCLLDKHEDRYWNRTYLSLPLLELIADEPGHAPGPNRLATWLISDVARFEMQTAAAPKEPADADRDRPGAATLRKRLRHALRFVAHDHDGPGVDGLNLEDLTPQMAGLLPRPAATDAGRWFDVTVQPVYVLHDEYFFMRALQAHEMVFTAIAQDMRAAIAALRDGCLEPAATCVDRAAASFERASVLFRLVATMRPEHFSGFREFTQGASAVQSEQYKRFEILCGLPPAERLGSAAFTSVPGVRAEAHDASHDTVTRAYLDLRRRARFSWTDWNLFHTAQGRLEQRHQQWKATHRSLAARMLGSARGSGDTEGVPCLTQCLDNRLLGQLGGQRDPRCGQDGSGTGD
- a CDS encoding methyltransferase: MTCFDLPEKESAALATFKEAGLEERCAFIGGDTFAAIPAGFDVITIKHFPDMWDRQNAVRILRNACKALPAGGILYAMHLVYPVQGGGGVEEFFPAYFLGCTMAQGGPQKTAAYVAWIEEAGFTVASVTEQDITAFPADTIPAHSVICASKPA